From a region of the Methylocystis hirsuta genome:
- a CDS encoding non-contractile tail sheath protein — MGLLDCDGGAQPHNWCPATEDDALPSVLGLLPQGAPWAAADIDGSVQNRFWRAIANVTSYAYQRLCDFPQEFHCSTIAESRDQWMTEYGLPDDCDPSGNNLCVKVTMKGGQDCDTFVEIARNAGWVITCEDIAAWYTNYAGCFEVGCTHLGPAPVLIEGSNLAIGEVCGCEYGPGIDHPEPEYWEFIRTATAHCPVPGSNLGETSGDPDCCFIVGYYDPPLRNNGEVVRSACDFNGATIQFECPVGSTPSLRRTPCGGEDVRFLLDYGGSYHWRVHVDVNASYALRGEPLAEPDENLSNAGNFEVGCTPLCSDEGPAAFLLCFLEQVKPAHTVMHTNINVDDVPADLYGYYLATEADRYWPQPMERFDPRFWTVNFPRPCNASVTTASTGMRAECALYNHNDLAGLIWQSEDTIDHPLLAYETNRDYSGLTMSFNIKQTGLADFDSLNGAVLTINGRDASSAPKTWYVRLWNYATGTSTKMDVVLDFDNLVGGFSLPADADPVYPFDIDDMLISMVSPDYVIGDSSPLSEPCYGTLEITELTVSGSGARTIKLFNAAAPSHGLKAATGYDDSYNITPERLLRNIRSLGYSSIINHYVGMSHYSRLTNVGGDWIADSSAGFLNPPCVAWHNDFLARAKLYRFDVILSLSFELLNENCPPAWRQYDYNGNPALTGWTPPSTLLSITNQSAQAHLHGAAKAFCSLAHDAGLPVRFQIGEPWWWVHFTSYVPNFYDASTTALYTAETGLAAPAITDMRDPMNDAQKAYLDWLGEKLGQATLDLRDAVKAEFPNATTYLLFYAPQVQASNTPELHRVNRPAAWSSPAFDVLQLEDYDFVIDGDVDQSATAASAITNLLGYPAEKQDYFSGFVLNAVDAATLWPRIVKAAEVGVKRGANNIYIWAMPQIMRDGLVVFKKGP; from the coding sequence ATGGGGCTTCTGGATTGCGACGGCGGCGCGCAGCCGCACAATTGGTGTCCGGCTACGGAAGATGACGCACTGCCTTCCGTTCTCGGCTTGCTGCCGCAAGGGGCTCCTTGGGCGGCGGCCGACATTGACGGCTCGGTTCAAAATCGCTTCTGGCGCGCAATCGCGAATGTGACATCTTACGCCTACCAGCGATTGTGTGACTTTCCGCAGGAGTTCCACTGTTCGACGATCGCGGAAAGCCGTGATCAATGGATGACGGAATACGGTCTGCCCGACGATTGCGATCCGTCCGGCAACAACCTGTGTGTCAAGGTTACGATGAAAGGCGGCCAGGACTGCGACACGTTTGTTGAGATCGCGCGCAACGCGGGATGGGTGATTACCTGCGAAGACATCGCAGCGTGGTATACGAATTACGCCGGATGTTTTGAAGTAGGCTGCACACATCTCGGTCCCGCGCCGGTTCTAATTGAGGGCTCGAACCTTGCCATAGGTGAGGTGTGTGGTTGCGAATACGGCCCTGGCATTGATCATCCCGAGCCGGAGTATTGGGAGTTCATTCGCACGGCGACGGCGCACTGCCCGGTTCCGGGCTCGAATTTAGGCGAAACGTCGGGCGATCCCGACTGCTGCTTTATCGTCGGCTATTACGATCCGCCGTTGAGGAACAACGGAGAGGTTGTTCGCAGCGCATGTGACTTCAACGGCGCCACCATTCAATTTGAATGCCCGGTGGGTTCTACTCCATCGTTGAGGCGGACGCCTTGTGGCGGTGAGGACGTGCGATTCTTGCTTGACTATGGCGGAAGCTATCACTGGCGTGTCCACGTGGACGTTAATGCCAGCTACGCGCTTCGCGGAGAGCCTTTGGCGGAGCCGGACGAGAACCTGAGTAACGCCGGCAATTTCGAAGTAGGTTGCACGCCGCTGTGCTCAGACGAAGGCCCTGCGGCGTTCTTGCTCTGCTTCTTGGAGCAGGTGAAGCCCGCGCACACAGTTATGCACACAAACATCAATGTGGATGACGTGCCTGCTGATCTATACGGCTACTATCTCGCGACGGAAGCCGATCGATATTGGCCGCAACCGATGGAGCGGTTTGATCCTCGTTTTTGGACGGTCAATTTCCCGAGACCGTGCAATGCGTCCGTGACGACAGCATCGACGGGGATGCGGGCGGAATGCGCGCTCTACAACCACAACGATCTCGCAGGCCTGATCTGGCAGTCGGAAGACACGATCGACCACCCCTTGCTCGCGTATGAGACAAACCGCGACTACAGCGGTCTAACCATGTCTTTCAATATTAAGCAGACGGGGCTCGCCGATTTCGATTCACTAAACGGGGCGGTCTTGACCATCAATGGTCGGGACGCATCGAGTGCGCCGAAGACTTGGTATGTTCGGTTGTGGAACTACGCTACCGGCACAAGCACCAAAATGGATGTCGTTCTCGACTTCGACAATCTCGTTGGCGGCTTCTCGCTGCCTGCTGACGCCGATCCAGTATATCCGTTCGACATTGACGACATGCTGATCAGCATGGTGTCGCCGGATTATGTGATAGGCGATTCATCTCCATTGTCTGAGCCTTGCTACGGAACGTTGGAGATCACCGAGCTAACGGTGTCTGGTTCCGGCGCGCGAACCATCAAGTTGTTCAATGCCGCGGCTCCTAGCCACGGGCTGAAGGCGGCTACCGGCTACGATGACTCTTATAACATCACGCCAGAACGGCTGCTGCGGAACATCCGCTCTCTCGGCTATTCGAGCATCATCAACCATTACGTGGGTATGAGTCACTACTCGCGCCTAACGAATGTGGGCGGCGACTGGATCGCCGATAGCTCGGCCGGATTTTTGAACCCGCCGTGTGTCGCATGGCACAACGACTTCCTTGCACGAGCAAAACTGTATCGTTTCGATGTCATCCTGTCGTTGTCGTTTGAGTTGTTGAACGAGAATTGTCCGCCGGCTTGGCGTCAATATGATTACAACGGCAATCCGGCGCTTACCGGATGGACGCCGCCGTCGACACTGTTGTCGATCACGAACCAATCCGCGCAAGCACATCTGCATGGCGCCGCGAAGGCGTTCTGTTCGCTCGCGCACGATGCTGGTTTGCCGGTGCGGTTTCAGATCGGCGAGCCGTGGTGGTGGGTGCATTTCACTTCATACGTGCCCAACTTCTATGATGCGTCGACAACGGCGCTCTACACGGCTGAGACAGGTCTGGCGGCTCCTGCGATCACAGATATGCGGGACCCGATGAACGATGCGCAAAAAGCGTATCTCGATTGGCTCGGGGAAAAGCTCGGCCAAGCGACGCTCGATCTTCGGGACGCGGTGAAAGCGGAGTTCCCCAACGCAACCACCTACTTGTTGTTTTATGCCCCACAGGTGCAGGCAAGCAACACGCCTGAGCTTCATCGCGTAAACCGGCCGGCTGCGTGGAGCAGCCCTGCGTTCGATGTGTTGCAACTCGAAGACTACGATTTCGTCATCGATGGGGATGTCGATCAGAGCGCCACGGCCGCGTCGGCCATTACGAACCTGCTCGGTTATCCTGCCGAAAAACAAGACTACTTCTCCGGGTTTGTGTTGAACGCAGTTGACGCAGCAACCTTGTGGCCGCGCATCGTCAAGGCCGCGGAGGTAGGCGTCAAGCGAGGCGCGAACAACATCTACATATGGGCGATGCCGCAGATCATGCGGGACGGCTTGGTGGTGTTCAAGAAGGGTCCATAG
- a CDS encoding baseplate J/gp47 family protein, with amino-acid sequence MSFFIPDLKTLSQRTRNAFVAAGSGLDAWVWPNNVYVTAKVFAGIVHLMFARLKWIDRQRFVHTADDEEQIGLHGAEFGIGRKASSFAQGYVEVPLLHPDAVLAGTVFTRSDGVQFRATQTVAPLEHAISSAVRVPVICTTVGKIGNTLAAAPLTSTLVNSAGELVAPYVADEGIGQGADIEPLEQWKARILDYKRRPPMGGAEYDYEKWAMEMPGVTRVFVKGNAFGPGTVGVWPLMDGTYPFGIPQEYDIEAIQEHLDLRKPATAYVFVQAPIPDCIDIVVNGIAPDTPQTRSAVAAELLAVFLRMTQPGLPGKTFVLRHSWLEQAVSNATGEQFNDGVSAPATNLDFPAGIVPCLRSVTFK; translated from the coding sequence ATGAGCTTTTTCATTCCCGATCTAAAAACCTTGTCGCAGCGCACGCGCAACGCGTTCGTTGCGGCCGGGTCTGGTTTAGACGCATGGGTGTGGCCGAACAACGTTTATGTTACGGCAAAGGTCTTCGCTGGCATTGTGCATTTGATGTTTGCGCGCTTGAAGTGGATCGATAGGCAGCGCTTCGTGCATACGGCCGATGATGAAGAACAGATCGGTCTTCATGGAGCGGAGTTCGGGATCGGCCGCAAGGCGTCGTCGTTCGCGCAAGGGTATGTCGAGGTTCCTCTGCTTCACCCCGACGCGGTTCTGGCCGGCACCGTGTTTACCCGCTCTGATGGCGTTCAGTTTCGAGCGACGCAAACGGTCGCGCCGCTCGAACACGCGATAAGCAGCGCGGTTCGCGTCCCGGTGATCTGCACGACGGTTGGCAAGATCGGCAACACCCTAGCCGCGGCACCCCTCACCAGCACATTAGTGAACAGCGCAGGAGAGCTTGTCGCCCCATATGTCGCGGACGAGGGTATCGGACAGGGCGCCGATATCGAGCCGTTAGAGCAGTGGAAAGCACGCATCCTTGATTACAAGCGCCGGCCTCCCATGGGCGGAGCCGAATATGACTATGAGAAATGGGCGATGGAAATGCCGGGCGTCACACGCGTGTTCGTGAAGGGCAACGCGTTCGGACCCGGCACTGTTGGTGTTTGGCCGTTAATGGATGGCACATATCCTTTCGGCATTCCGCAGGAATATGACATCGAGGCGATTCAAGAACACCTGGATTTGCGAAAGCCTGCTACGGCATATGTGTTCGTGCAAGCTCCTATCCCGGATTGCATTGACATCGTTGTGAACGGCATCGCGCCCGATACTCCGCAAACAAGGTCGGCCGTTGCGGCTGAACTGTTGGCTGTCTTCCTTCGCATGACACAGCCGGGTTTGCCTGGAAAAACCTTCGTGCTTCGGCACTCGTGGCTCGAACAGGCGGTGAGCAATGCGACGGGCGAGCAATTCAATGATGGCGTCAGCGCACCGGCTACAAATTTGGACTTCCCCGCCGGCATTGTGCCTTGCTTGCGCTCTGTAACCTTCAAATAA
- a CDS encoding phage GP46 family protein, with amino-acid sequence MVDVDISIRQGEEVESQPNHLWDTQYTGETYGWDWVCAGPDDALNRMGLRATRSLDTAILLQILTWRRAEPYDVLPSGSDPKGWWGDTIDLEPSETPLGSRLWLLYREPLNDRLAVRAKNYTIEALQTFIDQGVVVRFDIETAIDRRREALLIDIAGYSQDGQRIYEQRFSRVWRDEFTHFTPPPGFAGWVELK; translated from the coding sequence ATGGTTGATGTCGATATCTCCATTCGCCAAGGCGAGGAAGTCGAGTCGCAACCGAACCATCTGTGGGACACGCAATACACCGGCGAGACCTACGGGTGGGACTGGGTCTGCGCCGGCCCCGACGACGCATTAAACCGAATGGGGTTGCGCGCGACGCGCTCACTCGACACGGCGATCCTGCTGCAAATTCTAACATGGCGCCGCGCTGAGCCCTACGATGTTCTGCCGTCAGGATCGGACCCAAAAGGTTGGTGGGGCGATACGATAGATTTGGAGCCAAGTGAAACGCCACTTGGGTCGCGCCTGTGGCTGCTCTATCGCGAGCCGTTGAATGACAGGCTAGCTGTTCGCGCAAAGAACTACACGATCGAGGCGCTTCAGACGTTCATAGATCAAGGCGTCGTTGTTCGTTTTGACATCGAGACAGCTATTGATCGTCGTCGCGAAGCGTTGCTAATCGACATCGCAGGATATTCGCAAGACGGCCAACGAATTTATGAGCAACGCTTTTCTCGCGTTTGGCGTGACGAGTTTACCCACTTCACGCCGCCGCCGGGTTTTGCCGGATGGGTTGAACTGAAATGA
- a CDS encoding phage baseplate assembly protein domain-containing protein, producing the protein MRDDHHITRNAVHRYQVVKVEDKDGENYLDLKGFEGHEPTKVLHIQPHGFVSVPVKDAHLICVHLGHQYDLMVALGGEHSEKKPKKLGEGNSAFYNADGSIMKMIKKDVSLEHEGDYSHKAKNSKTTIKEKHEIEAKTFKIKCGDVTLTMDKNGINVEGGEIKHNGKKIDNAHVHINSGGVGLGGPPQ; encoded by the coding sequence ATGCGTGACGACCACCACATCACCCGTAATGCAGTGCATCGCTATCAGGTGGTGAAGGTCGAAGATAAAGATGGCGAAAACTATCTCGACCTGAAAGGCTTCGAAGGTCACGAGCCGACGAAGGTTCTCCACATTCAACCCCACGGGTTTGTGTCGGTGCCGGTTAAAGACGCGCATCTCATTTGCGTGCATCTCGGCCATCAATACGATCTCATGGTGGCGCTCGGCGGCGAGCACTCCGAGAAGAAGCCGAAGAAGCTTGGTGAAGGCAACAGTGCCTTCTACAACGCTGACGGCTCGATCATGAAAATGATCAAGAAGGATGTGTCGTTAGAGCACGAGGGCGACTATTCGCATAAAGCCAAAAACTCGAAGACGACGATCAAAGAAAAACATGAGATCGAAGCTAAAACCTTCAAGATCAAATGCGGCGACGTGACTCTGACGATGGACAAGAACGGCATAAATGTCGAAGGCGGAGAGATCAAACACAACGGCAAGAAGATCGACAACGCCCATGTCCACATCAACTCCGGTGGAGTTGGCTTGGGAGGCCCGCCGCAATGA
- a CDS encoding phage baseplate assembly protein, with product MIFDADVSVIAGGSNWTAWKRASVQYGAKQAVRAFALTVTDTADWAGKWDFMPGTEVQVMEGGELMVKGFIDKMTPSYEAKNHHVEIGGRSKGKDSVDSSVEHDKGEFRDKNILQIAKDLDKQNVGYKSELADSDMPKLEYFRINPHETVFEAIERIARKQHLLLIGQPDGGIKIDKGGTRRVNAPLIEGENIIGASATFDESDKHSEYKVKGQKVFGGNRKAISIIGTAKDKSVKRNRPKTLTHETATDEKDAKKRAEAHRDRQFGESVSATIRVRGWRDQNGQHYQPNTLIHVRSPLIKLDMDLLISDVNCTMDASGSFTSLQLVHPKALNSKSANASASDVWNPDFDNA from the coding sequence ATGATTTTTGACGCCGACGTTTCCGTTATCGCAGGCGGAAGTAATTGGACCGCATGGAAGCGCGCGTCTGTGCAGTATGGGGCGAAACAGGCGGTCAGGGCGTTTGCTCTGACCGTCACGGACACCGCAGATTGGGCCGGCAAATGGGATTTCATGCCGGGCACGGAAGTGCAGGTCATGGAAGGCGGTGAACTCATGGTGAAAGGTTTCATCGACAAGATGACGCCGAGCTATGAAGCGAAGAACCACCATGTCGAAATAGGCGGCCGATCAAAAGGTAAAGATTCTGTCGACAGTTCTGTAGAGCACGACAAAGGCGAGTTTCGCGACAAGAACATTCTTCAGATCGCGAAGGACCTCGACAAACAGAACGTTGGATATAAGTCGGAACTTGCGGATTCCGACATGCCCAAGTTGGAATATTTTAGGATCAATCCACACGAAACAGTGTTCGAGGCCATCGAACGCATCGCGCGCAAGCAGCACCTTCTTTTGATCGGGCAGCCTGACGGCGGCATCAAGATCGACAAAGGCGGCACCCGGCGTGTTAACGCCCCCCTGATTGAAGGCGAGAACATAATCGGCGCTTCCGCGACCTTCGACGAGAGCGACAAGCACTCAGAATACAAGGTGAAGGGCCAGAAGGTGTTTGGAGGTAATCGCAAAGCGATCTCCATCATCGGCACCGCCAAAGACAAGTCGGTAAAGCGGAATCGTCCAAAGACGCTCACTCACGAAACCGCGACTGACGAGAAGGACGCAAAGAAGCGCGCCGAAGCGCATCGCGACCGGCAGTTCGGCGAGTCGGTTTCGGCGACCATCCGTGTTCGTGGCTGGCGTGATCAGAACGGGCAGCACTATCAACCAAACACGTTGATCCATGTGCGTTCGCCTCTAATCAAACTCGACATGGACCTTTTGATCTCAGATGTGAACTGCACGATGGACGCTAGCGGCTCCTTCACATCGCTGCAACTTGTTCATCCGAAGGCGCTTAACAGCAAGTCAGCAAACGCATCTGCATCGGATGTGTGGAACCCGGATTTCGACAATGCGTGA
- a CDS encoding DNA circularization N-terminal domain-containing protein: MSFCITNQLQEASFRGVSFWVRTDKENYGRRIVTHEYPMRDEHTNEDLGEKAQTFHVTGYVFGDDAQSQKEAVVSACRSRGAAILQLPAKNAFRAVCNTCSVSRSKEEIGVFELNFEFTAEPMSSGAPTPAPVFAGLISSVATDVLLGALTNVFASTYQSSNVLQYVSTNAQMRVVGFADSVLALMDAAPAVVSQDAATDALTTAISLAQNVAVISQPSPNDPPPENVVQIVAEVISNISNALSPDSALIIFENLATYAVAEAVGPSGVARYGSHGLLPSVGITGSFVTIGDETFLPTPAPSELADGANAAAFNGAVRSLALVAFAKAVASTSFTSRRDALRVRANLVELFDQQLQRTLDETVIGALLDARDYAVKALTQSITSIIPVVTVSASRSMPSIYWAYRLYNDATRATELADRNRVPTPAYMPQEFEALTP; the protein is encoded by the coding sequence ATGAGTTTTTGCATCACGAACCAGTTGCAGGAGGCGTCGTTTCGCGGCGTCTCCTTTTGGGTTCGAACCGACAAGGAGAACTACGGGCGCCGCATCGTCACGCACGAATATCCGATGCGCGACGAGCACACGAACGAGGACTTGGGCGAAAAAGCGCAAACCTTTCACGTTACCGGATATGTCTTCGGTGACGACGCCCAATCGCAGAAAGAGGCGGTTGTCTCTGCCTGCCGCAGCCGCGGCGCGGCAATTCTGCAACTGCCTGCAAAGAACGCTTTTAGGGCGGTGTGCAACACCTGTTCCGTCTCGCGAAGCAAAGAAGAGATCGGCGTCTTCGAACTGAATTTCGAGTTCACCGCCGAACCTATGAGCAGCGGAGCGCCAACGCCCGCGCCCGTATTCGCGGGCCTTATCAGCAGTGTCGCAACGGATGTGCTGCTTGGGGCACTTACGAACGTGTTTGCGTCCACCTATCAGTCATCCAATGTTTTGCAGTATGTATCGACGAATGCGCAGATGCGGGTTGTTGGTTTTGCAGATAGCGTGCTCGCGTTGATGGATGCGGCGCCGGCGGTTGTTTCGCAGGACGCCGCGACCGACGCACTCACGACCGCGATCAGTTTGGCGCAAAACGTTGCGGTTATCTCGCAGCCTAGCCCCAACGATCCTCCGCCGGAGAACGTCGTGCAGATCGTAGCGGAGGTCATCTCGAACATTTCGAACGCCCTCTCCCCGGACTCTGCGTTGATCATCTTCGAAAACCTCGCGACCTACGCGGTCGCCGAAGCCGTTGGGCCAAGCGGCGTGGCTCGGTATGGTTCGCACGGGCTTTTGCCGTCCGTTGGCATCACAGGTTCGTTTGTTACGATTGGCGACGAGACCTTTCTTCCAACGCCAGCGCCATCCGAATTGGCCGATGGAGCGAACGCGGCGGCATTCAACGGCGCAGTTCGTTCACTCGCGTTGGTGGCGTTCGCGAAAGCGGTAGCCTCAACGAGCTTCACTTCGCGGCGAGACGCTTTGCGCGTGCGCGCCAATCTGGTTGAGCTATTCGATCAGCAGCTTCAACGCACGTTGGACGAGACGGTCATCGGTGCGCTGTTGGACGCGCGGGATTATGCCGTGAAGGCGTTAACGCAATCCATCACCAGCATCATTCCGGTTGTCACCGTTTCGGCGTCTAGATCGATGCCGTCGATCTATTGGGCGTATCGTCTCTATAACGACGCGACGCGCGCCACGGAACTCGCTGATCGAAACCGCGTTCCAACACCTGCTTATATGCCGCAAGAGTTTGAGGCTTTAACCCCATGA